The following proteins are encoded in a genomic region of Sneathiella marina:
- a CDS encoding VOC family protein has translation MQLDMLDHVNIRTANLEEMVDWYTDILGMTSGKRPSFQFPGAWMYMGDNAPVHLIGVTETPTHETLQIEHFAFSATGLPGFLEKLEQSGVDYELGRVPEFEILQVNIFDYDGNHIHIDFVGPETDGLPV, from the coding sequence ATGCAGCTTGATATGCTCGACCATGTGAATATTCGAACCGCAAACCTGGAAGAGATGGTCGACTGGTATACGGATATCCTGGGCATGACATCGGGAAAACGACCATCGTTCCAGTTTCCGGGCGCCTGGATGTATATGGGCGACAACGCCCCGGTGCATCTTATTGGCGTTACCGAGACACCGACCCACGAGACGCTGCAGATTGAACATTTTGCTTTTTCCGCCACGGGATTACCGGGCTTCCTCGAAAAACTGGAGCAAAGCGGGGTCGATTACGAACTTGGCCGGGTGCCTGAATTCGAGATCCTGCAAGTCAATATCTTTGATTATGACGGCAATCATATTCATATCGATTTTGTCGGGCCGGAAACAGATGGGCTGCCTGTGTAA
- a CDS encoding halocarboxylic acid dehydrogenase DehI family protein, which yields MAEINLSNLARLKPATIPQINPLPEYLATDRLHLIYEDTKSVLQVPWMGVVTMAFAHYQNFYDTLWGGLRDLAGSAEFIAACRALRSHTEQQATSFGSARISDDLKSMGYSDREIDDVREQIEIFSHGNMPYVLIATAARLLLEDFSLSSTKLCTPFKGRHGPTTSNHLTLIEAHHADAPTLSVYEDIKATLGLPFVNTDYRALARWPSYFQLAWSNAKPHIQTAAYEDAVTSIHDVAVKQVLSLPNPAGLSAKSLKAAAAKDAPIEEIREVVRLFQWLLPGLVTNIALMQHQLRL from the coding sequence ATGGCTGAAATCAATTTGTCAAATCTCGCGCGGCTTAAGCCTGCGACAATACCCCAAATTAATCCGCTGCCTGAATATCTCGCAACAGATCGTCTTCATTTAATTTATGAAGATACTAAATCTGTTCTCCAGGTGCCCTGGATGGGGGTCGTCACCATGGCATTCGCCCATTACCAGAATTTTTATGACACTCTTTGGGGCGGTCTGCGAGACCTGGCCGGCAGTGCCGAATTCATCGCAGCGTGCCGCGCCTTACGGTCGCATACGGAACAGCAGGCAACAAGCTTCGGATCTGCACGGATTTCTGATGACCTCAAATCCATGGGCTATTCTGACAGGGAAATTGACGATGTTCGGGAACAAATCGAGATTTTTTCCCATGGGAATATGCCCTATGTGCTGATTGCCACGGCGGCCCGGCTATTGCTGGAAGATTTCTCATTATCCTCGACGAAATTATGCACACCGTTTAAGGGCCGCCATGGTCCGACTACGTCAAACCACCTGACATTGATCGAGGCACATCATGCAGACGCACCCACCCTATCGGTTTATGAAGATATCAAAGCGACCCTGGGGTTACCTTTTGTGAATACGGATTATCGGGCGCTTGCCCGTTGGCCAAGTTACTTCCAGCTCGCCTGGAGCAATGCCAAGCCGCATATCCAGACTGCCGCTTATGAGGACGCTGTCACCTCAATCCATGACGTTGCCGTCAAGCAGGTGCTCTCCTTGCCCAACCCGGCAGGACTATCTGCAAAAAGCCTGAAAGCGGCGGCGGCTAAAGACGCACCGATTGAGGAAATACGGGAAGTTGTCCGCCTTTTCCAATGGCTGCTTCCTGGACTGGTCACCAATATCGCCTTGATGCAGCACCAGCTCAGACTATGA